The Saccharopolyspora gloriosae genome window below encodes:
- a CDS encoding serine hydrolase domain-containing protein, translating to MRRTLSALVLASVAAATASPACASAPEGPGGRFDRPQEGFASSDTVLRPGSAQEAGLDARPIDAAMRRIAAWTEVTPGRQHPMYAGAVALLAHDGVVVRQDAFGREIRYADGRGTELPPQQQEPMRPDTIFDVASITKLFTSIAALQQVEDGGVELDAPVARYLSEFGVNGKEAITVRQLLTHTSGLQAEVQLWKLPPHERIPHVMNLTPQHPPGSGYEYSDPNMITLGLLVARVAGEPLDEVVRHRITEPLGMVDTGYNPPADKRDRIAATEFQADPPRGMVRGQVHDENAWSLGGVAGEAGIFSTAHDLAILGQALLNGGTYGEAEVLDEDSVDRMLTDFNGGFPGNSHGLGFELDQRWYMAGLSSPRTAGHTGYTGTSLVLDPLSRSVVVLLTNRVHPSREWGSNNEARQALAQGMAESLAVRPTRGSREWAAPAAAPATLTTRELGPVAGPAEVTFDSFVDTQRDGDGVDALTVESSADGGRSWRRVPVTAAGAGAPDGPQQELAGSGHRAWWQVRGTVDAQPGQRVQLRWRYSPDDQYVGRGVLLDGISVADQRRTLLDGEREPGGLVAQGWRQVDR from the coding sequence ATGCGCAGAACGCTGTCGGCGCTGGTCTTGGCATCGGTCGCCGCGGCCACCGCGAGTCCCGCGTGCGCTTCGGCACCGGAGGGCCCGGGAGGCCGGTTCGACCGCCCGCAGGAGGGCTTCGCGTCCTCGGACACCGTGCTGCGGCCCGGTTCCGCGCAGGAGGCGGGTCTCGACGCGAGGCCGATCGACGCGGCCATGCGGCGCATCGCGGCGTGGACGGAGGTGACTCCGGGGCGGCAGCACCCGATGTACGCGGGAGCGGTCGCGCTGCTGGCGCACGACGGCGTGGTGGTCCGCCAGGACGCGTTCGGCCGGGAGATCCGCTACGCCGACGGCCGGGGCACCGAACTGCCGCCGCAGCAGCAGGAGCCGATGCGCCCGGACACGATCTTCGACGTCGCCTCGATCACGAAGCTGTTCACCTCGATCGCCGCGTTGCAGCAGGTCGAGGACGGCGGGGTGGAGCTGGACGCACCGGTCGCACGGTACCTGTCGGAGTTCGGCGTCAACGGCAAGGAAGCGATCACCGTGCGCCAGCTGCTCACGCACACCTCCGGTCTGCAGGCCGAGGTGCAGCTGTGGAAGCTGCCGCCGCACGAGCGGATTCCGCACGTCATGAACCTGACGCCGCAGCACCCGCCGGGGTCGGGGTACGAGTACTCCGACCCGAACATGATCACGCTGGGCTTGCTGGTGGCGCGCGTGGCGGGTGAGCCGCTCGACGAGGTGGTGCGCCACCGCATCACCGAACCGCTGGGCATGGTCGACACGGGGTACAACCCGCCCGCGGACAAGCGGGACCGCATCGCGGCCACCGAGTTCCAGGCGGACCCGCCGCGCGGCATGGTCCGCGGCCAGGTGCACGACGAGAACGCGTGGTCGCTGGGCGGTGTCGCCGGGGAGGCGGGGATCTTCTCCACCGCGCACGACCTGGCGATCCTGGGGCAGGCGCTGCTCAACGGCGGCACCTACGGCGAGGCCGAGGTGCTCGACGAGGACTCGGTGGATCGGATGCTCACCGACTTCAACGGCGGTTTCCCCGGCAACTCGCACGGCTTGGGGTTCGAGCTGGACCAGCGCTGGTACATGGCCGGGCTCAGCAGTCCCCGGACCGCGGGGCACACGGGCTACACCGGGACGTCGCTGGTGCTGGACCCGCTGTCGCGTTCGGTGGTGGTGCTGCTGACGAACCGGGTGCACCCGTCGCGCGAGTGGGGTTCGAACAACGAGGCCCGGCAGGCGCTCGCGCAGGGCATGGCGGAGTCGCTGGCGGTGCGCCCGACGCGCGGTTCGCGGGAGTGGGCGGCTCCGGCGGCGGCGCCGGCGACGTTGACGACGCGCGAGCTGGGGCCGGTCGCCGGTCCCGCGGAGGTGACCTTCGATTCGTTCGTGGACACCCAGCGGGACGGCGACGGGGTCGACGCGCTCACCGTCGAGTCCAGCGCGGACGGCGGCAGGTCGTGGCGCCGCGTGCCGGTGACGGCGGCGGGCGCGGGTGCGCCGGACGGCCCGCAGCAGGAGCTGGCGGGGTCCGGGCACCGCGCGTGGTGGCAGGTGCGCGGCACGGTGGACGCGCAGCCGGGGCAGCGGGTGCAGCTGCGCTGGCGCTACTCCCCGGACGACCAGTACGTCGGGCGCGGAGTGCTGCTGGACGGCATCTCCGTCGCCGACCAGCGGCGCACGCTGCTCGACGGCGAGCGCGAACCCGGTGGACTCGTCGCCCAGGGCTGGCGGCAGGTGGACCGCTGA
- a CDS encoding PPOX class F420-dependent oxidoreductase has protein sequence MSVIPRELEEILGKRAFAHVATLGPRGEPQSSPVWIDWDGTYLKFSQTTTRQKFRNLQRDPRIALSAHDPDDPYRYVEIRGRVVGAEPDPENAFINKMAKKYTGEDVYQWGQPGDERVVVLVEPEHVPG, from the coding sequence ATGTCCGTGATTCCCCGGGAACTGGAAGAGATCCTCGGCAAGCGCGCCTTCGCGCACGTCGCCACGCTCGGTCCGCGCGGCGAGCCGCAGTCCAGCCCGGTGTGGATCGACTGGGACGGCACGTACCTGAAGTTCAGCCAGACCACGACCCGGCAGAAGTTCCGGAACCTGCAACGGGATCCGCGCATCGCGCTGTCCGCGCACGACCCGGACGACCCGTACCGCTACGTCGAGATCCGCGGCCGGGTCGTCGGAGCGGAACCGGATCCGGAGAACGCGTTCATCAACAAGATGGCGAAGAAGTACACCGGCGAGGACGTCTACCAGTGGGGGCAGCCCGGAGATGAGCGCGTGGTCGTGCTGGTCGAACCGGAGCACGTACCGGGCTGA
- a CDS encoding MurR/RpiR family transcriptional regulator produces the protein MAIDDAPAEAGATSPLVRIRSLLPGLAKAEQRVANIVLSAPASIARRSITDVAEAAGTSETTVTRFCKAIGVGGYPDLRIALAADTARTSSRDRDLGGDIEPDDRLDQIIDKVAYADAKAVEETAGQLDADALSAVVDAVAQARRIDVYGVGASAFVALDLQQKLHRIGLTCFAWSDTHAALTSAALLRDGDVALGISHTGATTETIEALREAGHRGAVTAALTNFSRSPITEIADHVLTTAVRETTYRSGAMASRIGQLTVIDCLFIGVAQRRIDDTKAALEVTYEAVGAHRLGARPDRRRHKEDGR, from the coding sequence ATGGCCATTGACGACGCCCCCGCCGAAGCCGGTGCGACCAGCCCCCTGGTCCGCATCCGCTCCCTGCTCCCCGGTCTGGCCAAAGCCGAGCAGCGGGTGGCCAACATCGTGCTGTCCGCGCCCGCCTCCATCGCGCGGCGCAGCATCACCGACGTGGCCGAGGCCGCCGGCACCAGCGAGACCACCGTGACCCGGTTCTGCAAGGCCATCGGCGTCGGCGGCTACCCGGACCTGCGCATCGCCCTCGCCGCCGACACCGCGCGCACCTCCAGCCGGGACCGCGACCTGGGCGGTGACATCGAGCCGGACGACCGGCTGGACCAGATCATCGACAAGGTCGCCTACGCCGACGCGAAAGCGGTGGAGGAGACCGCGGGCCAGCTCGACGCGGACGCCCTGTCCGCGGTGGTCGACGCCGTCGCGCAGGCCCGCCGCATCGACGTCTACGGCGTCGGCGCCAGCGCCTTCGTCGCCCTCGACCTGCAGCAGAAGCTGCACCGCATCGGCTTGACCTGCTTCGCCTGGTCGGACACGCACGCGGCGTTGACCTCGGCGGCGCTGCTGCGCGACGGCGACGTGGCGCTCGGCATCTCGCACACCGGCGCCACCACCGAGACCATCGAGGCGCTGCGCGAAGCGGGCCACCGCGGCGCGGTCACGGCGGCGCTCACCAACTTCAGCCGCTCCCCCATCACCGAGATCGCCGACCACGTGCTCACCACGGCGGTGCGCGAGACGACCTACCGTTCCGGGGCGATGGCCAGCCGCATCGGCCAGCTCACCGTGATCGACTGCCTGTTCATCGGCGTGGCGCAACGACGGATCGACGACACGAAGGCAGCGCTGGAAGTCACCTACGAGGCGGTCGGCGCGCACCGGCTCGGTGCCCGCCCCGATCGCCGCAGGCACAAGGAGGACGGTCGATGA
- the murQ gene encoding N-acetylmuramic acid 6-phosphate etherase — MSRNTPADEPAVRVNAPTERTNDRTRDIDLLPTLDILQVLNAEDRTVPEAVGRALPELARAVDMAVTALRGGGRVHYVGAGTSGRLAVLDAAELIPTYNVPADWVVAHQAGGSGAFQKPVENAEDDTESGAAAMRSAVTSSDFVLGLTASGRTPYVLGALRAAREIGAGTALMSANPESAADAPADLAIAVDTGPEPIAGSTRMKAGTAQKLVLTSFSTAVMVRMGRTYSNLMVSLLATNAKLRGRTVGILREATNASEDDCADALGAAGGDLKTALVHLLTGADVERAAAALAVSDGQVREALRSLSG; from the coding sequence ATGAGCCGCAACACACCGGCGGACGAGCCCGCCGTGCGAGTGAACGCGCCGACGGAGCGCACCAACGACCGGACCAGGGACATCGACCTGCTGCCGACGCTGGACATCCTGCAGGTGCTCAACGCCGAGGACCGCACCGTGCCGGAGGCCGTGGGCCGGGCGCTGCCCGAACTGGCGCGGGCGGTGGACATGGCCGTCACCGCGCTGCGCGGCGGCGGGCGGGTGCACTACGTCGGCGCGGGCACCTCGGGGCGGCTCGCGGTGCTCGACGCGGCGGAGCTCATCCCCACCTACAACGTGCCCGCGGACTGGGTCGTGGCGCACCAGGCCGGTGGCAGCGGCGCGTTCCAGAAGCCGGTGGAGAACGCCGAGGACGACACCGAATCGGGCGCGGCGGCGATGCGCTCGGCGGTGACGAGCTCGGACTTCGTGCTCGGGCTGACCGCGTCCGGCCGCACGCCGTACGTGCTGGGCGCGTTGCGCGCGGCCCGCGAGATCGGGGCGGGCACGGCGTTGATGTCGGCCAATCCCGAATCGGCCGCCGACGCCCCCGCCGACCTGGCGATCGCGGTGGACACCGGCCCCGAACCCATCGCGGGATCCACCCGGATGAAGGCGGGCACCGCGCAGAAACTGGTGCTCACGTCGTTCTCCACGGCCGTGATGGTCCGGATGGGACGTACCTACTCCAACCTGATGGTCAGCCTGCTCGCGACGAACGCGAAGCTGCGCGGACGCACCGTGGGCATCCTGCGGGAGGCCACGAACGCCTCCGAGGACGACTGCGCGGACGCGCTCGGCGCCGCGGGCGGCGACCTCAAGACCGCGCTGGTGCACCTGCTCACCGGCGCCGACGTGGAACGCGCCGCCGCCGCCCTCGCGGTCTCCGACGGCCAGGTCCGCGAAGCCCTCCGCTCCCTGTCCGGCTGA
- a CDS encoding nucleoside hydrolase, which translates to MPKKVLIDCDPGIDDALAIAFAHGRPELELVGLTTVAGNVGLAHTTNNARCLAEFYGMDVPIAAGADRPLVREGVLADQVHGGNGLGGVVLPAAATPVVDRHAVDFLIDELAAAPGQISLLAVGPLTNIALAVRKEPRIVEWAREFVIMGGSYTRGNRTPAAEFNVLADPEAAAVVFDAGWRTTMIGLDLTAQARATADVRDRFAVLGRLESELLSPILDFYGRHPHYREHGPAVHDACAVAYALDPGLFTTVPARVDVEIHGRFTSGMTVTDFAAPAARHNAEVATVLDTERFWDRLLEAFSHVATGMS; encoded by the coding sequence GTGCCCAAGAAAGTCCTGATCGACTGCGATCCGGGTATCGACGACGCGCTGGCCATCGCGTTCGCGCACGGCCGCCCGGAGCTCGAACTCGTCGGGCTCACCACCGTCGCGGGCAACGTGGGCCTGGCGCACACCACGAACAACGCGCGGTGCCTCGCCGAGTTCTACGGCATGGACGTGCCGATCGCGGCGGGCGCCGACCGGCCGCTGGTGCGGGAGGGCGTGCTCGCCGACCAGGTGCACGGCGGCAACGGGCTCGGCGGCGTCGTGCTGCCCGCCGCCGCGACCCCGGTGGTCGACCGGCACGCGGTCGACTTCCTCATCGACGAGCTGGCCGCCGCGCCCGGGCAGATCAGCCTGCTCGCGGTGGGGCCGCTGACGAACATCGCGCTGGCGGTGCGCAAGGAACCCCGGATAGTCGAGTGGGCGCGCGAGTTCGTGATCATGGGCGGCTCGTACACGCGCGGCAACCGCACCCCGGCCGCGGAGTTCAACGTCCTCGCCGACCCCGAGGCCGCCGCGGTCGTGTTCGACGCGGGCTGGCGCACCACGATGATCGGCCTCGACCTGACCGCCCAGGCCCGCGCCACCGCCGACGTGCGCGACCGGTTCGCCGTGCTGGGCCGGTTGGAGTCGGAGCTGCTCTCGCCGATCTTGGACTTCTACGGGCGGCACCCGCACTACCGGGAGCACGGACCGGCGGTGCACGACGCCTGCGCGGTCGCCTACGCGCTCGATCCGGGCCTGTTCACCACGGTGCCCGCGCGGGTCGACGTGGAGATCCACGGCCGGTTCACCTCGGGCATGACCGTCACGGACTTCGCCGCCCCGGCCGCGCGGCACAACGCCGAGGTGGCGACGGTCCTCGACACCGAGCGCTTCTGGGACCGCCTGCTCGAAGCCTTCAGCCACGTCGCCACCGGAATGTCCTGA
- a CDS encoding oxidoreductase — protein MSAQESLLPLLELPGVTDAVAAARTAIDEIHRHPANRRGWPATSAEASVRAARASAAVAGGATEIPDSGEVSDPLLAGALRVAEALGPLLPTWQRAPLQALARLHVLAAADLPGDPERLGRPRADEAVSGRLDLLSQVVADAGGKSQGVVPGPVQAAVVHGELLALAPFGEVDGIVARAAARLSVIGSGLDPKGLVVPEVAYFRRQADYEAAAAAFATGEPDGVARWIVHCCTALETGAREAKSIADAVEA, from the coding sequence GTGAGTGCCCAAGAGTCGTTGCTCCCGCTGCTGGAGCTGCCCGGTGTCACCGACGCGGTCGCCGCCGCGCGGACGGCGATCGACGAGATCCACCGGCACCCGGCGAACCGCCGCGGCTGGCCCGCGACCAGCGCCGAGGCCTCGGTGCGAGCCGCGCGCGCCTCGGCCGCCGTCGCCGGTGGCGCCACCGAGATCCCGGACAGCGGCGAGGTCAGCGACCCGCTGCTGGCGGGCGCGCTGCGCGTGGCGGAGGCGCTGGGGCCGTTGCTGCCCACCTGGCAGCGCGCGCCGCTGCAGGCGCTGGCGCGGCTGCACGTGCTGGCCGCCGCGGACCTCCCCGGTGACCCGGAGCGGCTGGGCAGGCCGCGGGCCGACGAGGCCGTGTCGGGCAGGCTCGACCTGCTCTCCCAGGTGGTCGCGGACGCGGGCGGCAAATCCCAAGGCGTCGTGCCGGGCCCCGTGCAGGCGGCCGTCGTGCACGGAGAGCTGCTCGCGCTGGCCCCGTTCGGCGAGGTCGACGGCATCGTGGCGCGGGCCGCCGCGCGGCTCAGCGTGATCGGCAGCGGACTCGACCCGAAGGGCCTGGTCGTCCCGGAGGTCGCGTACTTCCGGCGGCAGGCCGACTACGAGGCCGCGGCGGCGGCGTTCGCCACCGGCGAACCCGACGGGGTCGCGCGGTGGATCGTGCACTGCTGCACGGCGCTGGAGACCGGCGCGCGCGAGGCGAAGTCCATCGCCGACGCCGTCGAAGCCTGA